The genomic interval CGACTGGGAGCGAGCTCGTCGGTCACCGCGCTCGGACCGCGTGACGCCGAGGAGGAGTCGGCCGCGCCGGTCCCCGCGGACCGCGCCGAGCAGGCGGACGACGCCGGCTCCGCATCGAGCCCCGTCGGCTCCGCGTCGAGTCCCGTCGCCTCCGCCGCGAGCCCGGCTGCCCGGCAGAGCCCGGCCCGACAGAGCCCGGCTCCGCAGAGCCCCGTCAGCGCCTCCTCCGCGGAGTCCCCGAGCGCGGCGGGCCAGGACGAACACGACGACGCGCGCGGCGGTTCCCGCGCCGCCTCCGGTGCCGCCGTCGGCGCGGCCGCCGCCGCGACGGGCGTGGCCGCGGCGCGCACCCGCGGCGACGCCGGTTCCCGCGTGCCCTCGAGCGACTCCGCGCACGGGAGCACCGGTGCCGGCGGAGGTGCCGGTTCCGGCGGAGGCTCCGGCTCGGGCACTCCGCCGTCGGACGGCCCCGATCTGCCCGACGACGGCCGCGACAGCGGTTCGGGCGACGGGCAGGGCCCGCGCGCCAGCGATCGCCGCAACGGCTCGCTCCCCCGCGCGGCCGGCTGGACGGTGCTGACCTCGTTCATCCCCGGCACCGGACTGCTCGCGACCCCGCTGCGCAGGCTGGGCTGGGTGCTGCTGGGGATCGTCGTGCTCGCGGCGGTCGTCGCGGGCGTCTGGGCCGCGACCGGCGATCCTCTGCTCACCCTGCTCAAGCTGCTGAGCAGCCGCAAGGTGCTCATCGGCCTGATGATCGCGATCGGCGTCGTGGCCCTGGTGTGGATCCTCCAGGTGGTCCTCTCGAATCTCGCGCACAACACCCGAGAGCGCCTGCACGGCCGCCGCCGCGCGGTCTCCCTGATCGTCGCCCTCGTCATGGTCATCGGCGTCGCGATCCCCTTCGCCCGCGCCGAGCAGTACGTGTACGCCGCGCAGGGTCTGCTGGGCAACCAGAGCGTGTTCCGCTCGGGAGGGGGCTCGGGCAAGCTCAGCTCGAGCGATCCCTGGAAGGACACCGAGCGCGTGAACATCATGCTGCTCGGCCAGGACGCCGGGGCCGATCGCACCGGCACCCGCCCGGACACGATCATGGTCGCCTCGATCGACACCAAGACCGGTCGCACGGCGCTCTTCTCGATCCCCCGCAACCTGCAGTACGTGCGCTTCCCCGAGGGGACCGTGGCGCAGAAGAAGTTCCCCGAGGGCTTCGACGCGTTCGGCAAGGGCCAGAACCTCATCAACGCGGTCTGGACCTGGGCCAACGACAACAAGGACCTGTTCCCGAACGACGACGACCCCGGCCTCACCGCGACCGAGTGGGCCGTGCAGGAGACGCTGGGCCTGGACATCGACTACTACGCGATGGTCAACCTCCAGGGCTTCTCCGACCTCGTCGATGCCATCGGCGGCGTGGACCTGAACGTCGAGCGGAAGATCCCGATCGGCGGCGGCACCAACCAGGCCACCGGTGGCAAGTACCCGATCACCGGGTACATCGACCCGGGCCAGCAGAAGCTCGACGGGGACAAGGCGCTCTGGTACGCGAGGTCCCGCGAGGGCTCGACGGACTTCAACCGCGTCTGCCGCCAGCAGCGCATGGTCCGCGCCGTGTCCGAGCAGGCGAACCCCACCAAGCTCGCCCTGAACTTCACGAAGCTCGTGGGCGTCGCCGGCTCGAACATCGAGACCGACGTCCCCAGCGACGACCTCGATGCCTTCGTGGACCTCGGCTGGAGGGTCAAGGACTCCGGGTTCTCCTCGTACCCGATCGTGCCCGGCGTGGACCTGCCGGACCGGCGCCACGACAGCTACTTCGAGGGCGGCCACCCCGATTGGGACTACCTGCACAAGTGGGTGAAGGAGTCGATCGAGGACTCGATGGCGTCGGAGACGACGTCCGTCTCCGGCGGGGACAAGGGCTCCTCGAAGGACGAGGACTCGAAGAAGTCCACGGCGCCCGAGACGACGACGGAGGCGCCGACCACCGAGGCCGAGTCCTCGGAGGCCTCCTCCGGCGACGCCTCGAAGGAGGCCGAGAAGCAGGCGGACGCCGACCCGCTGGCGGCCTGCATGCCCGGCACCCAGGACCCGGACGCCCAGGCCGGCGACTGAGCCGCTCCCGCAGCGTCCATCGCATGACGACGGCGCCGTCCCCGTCCGGGGGCGGCGCCGTCGTCATGTGCTGCGTCGGCCGGGTCGAGCGGTGAGGTCCCGCCCTCAGTCGGTCAGCTGCAGCAGCGCGTTCTCGATGAGCTCGGGCATCGCGGGGTGGATCCAGTACTGGGTGCGGGCGAGCTCGGAGACCGTCTGCCCGGTGCTCATCGCCTGGATGATCAGCTGGATGAGGATCGTCGACTCGGGGCCGATGATGTGCGCGCCGAGGATCCTGCCGGTGCCCGCCTCGGCGAGGATCTTCGCGAAGCCGGTCGTGTCCTCGAGCGCCCAGCCGTAGGCGATCGAGGAGTAGTCCTGCACGGCGACGCGCACGTCGATCCCCTGCGCGCGGGCCTCTCGCTCGGTGAGGCCCACCATCGCGATCTGCGGATGCGTGAACACCCCGGCGGGGACCGGCATCGTGTCCGAGCGCTCGAGGTCCTGAGGGTGCAGGACGTTGTGGCGCACCACGCGCAGCTGATGGTTCGCCACGTGCTTGAGCTGCACGGGGTCGGAGAGGTCGCCGAAGGCCCAGACGCCCTCGAGCACCTTCCCGTCCTCGCCGAGGGCGCGCTGGTACGGGTCCACGCGCACGCAGCCGTCGTCGGCCGTGGCGATACCGCCCGCGGTGACGTCGAGCAGGTCGGAGTTCGGCCGGCGCCCGACGGCCACGAGGATCTCGTCGGCCCGGATCTCGACGTCCTCCTCGCCGCCGGCCCCCGTCGCCGTCCCCTGCAGGACCACGCTGCCGTCGCCCTCACGGCGGACCGCGGTGGTGGTGACGTCCGTGTGCACGTCCCACTGCTCGCGGGCGAGCTCGGTGATGCGGGCGGAGACGTCGTCGTCGGCCGCGCGCAGCAGGCGGCCCGAGCGCGCGACGAGGCTGACGCGCACCCCGAGGCCGGAGAAGATGTGCGCCATCTCGAGAGCGATCACGCCCGAGCCGAGGATCACGAGCGAGGCGGGCAGCGCGTCGATCCGCATGATGGTGTCGGAGGTCTGCGGGCGCGCGTCCGCCAGTCCGTCGATCGGGGGGATCGTGGGGCGCGAGCCGGCGCCCAGCACGATCGTGTCCGCAGTGATCTCCTCGCTGCCGCCGTCGCGCAGGTCCACGTGCAGGGCCTTGGGCCCGGTGAAGCGGGCGGTGCCGCGCAGCAGGGTGAGGTTCGCGTTGTCCTCGTGGTCGCGGCGGTAGGCCTCGCCGCCCTCGACGATGGGGTCGATGCGGCCGAAGATGCGGTCGCGGATCGCGGGCCAGTCCACGCCGTCCAGGGTCTCGGAGACGCCGAAGCGGCCGGACTCCGCGGGGGTCGCGGCGAGGTCGGCGGTGTGCACGAACATCTTGGTGGGGATGCAGCCGACGTTGAGGCAGGTGCCGCCGAAGACCTGGTCGGGGCCGACGCCCTTGTCGATGTAGGCGATGGAGCGTCCGGCGAACTCGGGTCCCGGGAAGGAGTTGCCGGAGCCGGAGCCGATGAGTGCGATGTCGTAATGGGTCACCGACGCAGACTACGCGGGAGCGCCTGCGGCACGGCATACTCGATCCCGCCGCGTCCCGCAGAAGGAGACCTGATGAGCGCATCCCCGCACCCCGCCGACACCCACGACCGGATCCGCATCGTCGGCGCGCGGGAGAACAACCTGCGCGACGTCGAGGTGACCCTGCCCAAGCGCCGGCTCACGGTGTTCACGGGGGTCTCCGGATCGGGCAAGAGCTCGCTCGTCTTCGGCACCCTCGCCGCCGAGTCCCGGCGCATGATCGACGAGACCTACAGCGCCTTCGTGCAGGGCTTCATGCCCCAGACCTCCCGGCCCGACGTCGACGTGCTGGACGGGCTGACCTCGGCCATCACCGTGGGCCAGGAGCGGCT from Brachybacterium kimchii carries:
- a CDS encoding LCP family protein is translated as MAAASSAPVDASTRPRARRARRESDEDMDAWSAADSHVVSRREHPAESAESAESAQSRDRSRGGSEEPPTTVLEPMEPPRTSVRLGASSSVTALGPRDAEEESAAPVPADRAEQADDAGSASSPVGSASSPVASAASPAARQSPARQSPAPQSPVSASSAESPSAAGQDEHDDARGGSRAASGAAVGAAAAATGVAAARTRGDAGSRVPSSDSAHGSTGAGGGAGSGGGSGSGTPPSDGPDLPDDGRDSGSGDGQGPRASDRRNGSLPRAAGWTVLTSFIPGTGLLATPLRRLGWVLLGIVVLAAVVAGVWAATGDPLLTLLKLLSSRKVLIGLMIAIGVVALVWILQVVLSNLAHNTRERLHGRRRAVSLIVALVMVIGVAIPFARAEQYVYAAQGLLGNQSVFRSGGGSGKLSSSDPWKDTERVNIMLLGQDAGADRTGTRPDTIMVASIDTKTGRTALFSIPRNLQYVRFPEGTVAQKKFPEGFDAFGKGQNLINAVWTWANDNKDLFPNDDDPGLTATEWAVQETLGLDIDYYAMVNLQGFSDLVDAIGGVDLNVERKIPIGGGTNQATGGKYPITGYIDPGQQKLDGDKALWYARSREGSTDFNRVCRQQRMVRAVSEQANPTKLALNFTKLVGVAGSNIETDVPSDDLDAFVDLGWRVKDSGFSSYPIVPGVDLPDRRHDSYFEGGHPDWDYLHKWVKESIEDSMASETTSVSGGDKGSSKDEDSKKSTAPETTTEAPTTEAESSEASSGDASKEAEKQADADPLAACMPGTQDPDAQAGD
- a CDS encoding mycothione reductase, encoding MTHYDIALIGSGSGNSFPGPEFAGRSIAYIDKGVGPDQVFGGTCLNVGCIPTKMFVHTADLAATPAESGRFGVSETLDGVDWPAIRDRIFGRIDPIVEGGEAYRRDHEDNANLTLLRGTARFTGPKALHVDLRDGGSEEITADTIVLGAGSRPTIPPIDGLADARPQTSDTIMRIDALPASLVILGSGVIALEMAHIFSGLGVRVSLVARSGRLLRAADDDVSARITELAREQWDVHTDVTTTAVRREGDGSVVLQGTATGAGGEEDVEIRADEILVAVGRRPNSDLLDVTAGGIATADDGCVRVDPYQRALGEDGKVLEGVWAFGDLSDPVQLKHVANHQLRVVRHNVLHPQDLERSDTMPVPAGVFTHPQIAMVGLTEREARAQGIDVRVAVQDYSSIAYGWALEDTTGFAKILAEAGTGRILGAHIIGPESTILIQLIIQAMSTGQTVSELARTQYWIHPAMPELIENALLQLTD